A stretch of Enterobacter cloacae complex sp. ECNIH7 DNA encodes these proteins:
- the fre gene encoding NAD(P)H-flavin reductase: MTTLSCKVTSVDAITDTVYRVRLVPEAPFSFRAGQYLMVVMDERDKRPFSMASTPAEQEFIELHIGASELNLYAMAVMDRILKEREIVVDIPHGDAWLRDDEDRPLILIAGGTGFSYVRSILLTALARNPDRDITIYWGGREEKHLYDLSELEALSVTHPNLRIEPVVEQPEEGWRGRSGTVLTAVLQDHGTLAGHDIYIAGRFEMAKIARDLFCNERDAREDRLFGDAFAFI, encoded by the coding sequence ATGACAACCTTAAGCTGTAAAGTGACCTCGGTAGATGCCATCACCGACACCGTATATCGCGTCCGTTTAGTGCCTGAAGCGCCATTCTCTTTCCGCGCGGGTCAGTACCTGATGGTCGTGATGGATGAGCGTGATAAGCGTCCTTTCTCTATGGCCTCAACGCCAGCGGAGCAGGAATTTATTGAGCTTCATATTGGTGCGTCAGAGCTTAACCTGTATGCGATGGCGGTGATGGATCGGATCCTGAAGGAACGTGAAATCGTGGTGGATATTCCGCACGGCGATGCGTGGCTGCGCGATGACGAAGACCGTCCGCTGATCCTGATCGCTGGCGGTACGGGCTTCTCTTATGTGCGCTCTATTCTGTTGACCGCACTGGCGCGTAACCCGGACCGTGACATCACCATTTACTGGGGTGGCCGCGAAGAGAAACATCTGTACGACCTGTCAGAGCTGGAAGCGCTGAGCGTAACCCATCCTAACCTGCGCATTGAGCCGGTGGTTGAGCAGCCGGAAGAGGGCTGGCGTGGTCGTAGCGGGACGGTGTTGACGGCGGTGCTGCAGGATCACGGCACGCTGGCAGGGCACGATATCTACATTGCTGGCCGTTTTGAGATGGCGAAAATTGCCCGCGACCTGTTCTGCAACGAACGTGACGCGCGTGAAGACCGCCTGTTTGGCGATGCGTTTGCCTTCATTTAA
- the fadA gene encoding acetyl-CoA C-acyltransferase FadA, with the protein MEKVVIVDAIRTPMGRSKGGAFRNVRAEDLSAHLMRSLLARNPALDPAALDDIYWGCVQQTLEQGFNIARNASLLAEIPHSVPAVTVNRLCGSSMQALHDAARMIMTGDAQACLVGGVEHMGHVPMSHGVDFHPGMSRNVAKAAGMMGLTAEMLSRLHGISREMQDAFAARSHARAWAATQSGAFKNEIIPTGGHDADGVLKQFSYDEVIRPETTVEALSTLRPAFDPVTGTVTAGTSSALSDGAAAMLVMSESRARELGLTPRARVRSMAVVGCDPSIMGYGPVPASKLALKKAGLAASDIDLFEMNEAFAAQILPCIKDLGLMEQIDEKINLNGGAIALGHPLGCSGARISTTLINLMERKDAQFGLATMCIGLGQGIATVFERV; encoded by the coding sequence ATGGAAAAGGTTGTCATTGTTGATGCGATTCGCACCCCGATGGGCCGTTCAAAAGGCGGCGCGTTCCGTAACGTGCGTGCGGAAGACCTCTCCGCGCACCTGATGCGTAGCCTGCTGGCGCGTAACCCGGCGCTGGATCCGGCTGCGCTGGACGATATCTACTGGGGCTGCGTGCAGCAGACCCTGGAGCAGGGCTTCAACATCGCCCGCAACGCGTCGCTGCTGGCGGAGATCCCGCATTCGGTTCCGGCCGTCACCGTTAACCGCCTGTGCGGTTCATCAATGCAGGCGCTGCACGACGCTGCCCGCATGATCATGACCGGCGATGCTCAGGCTTGCCTGGTGGGCGGCGTCGAGCACATGGGCCACGTGCCGATGAGCCACGGGGTCGATTTTCATCCTGGCATGAGCCGTAACGTGGCGAAAGCCGCGGGGATGATGGGCCTGACCGCCGAGATGCTCTCTCGTCTGCACGGCATTAGCCGTGAAATGCAGGATGCCTTTGCCGCGCGCTCTCACGCTCGCGCATGGGCCGCCACGCAGTCTGGTGCCTTTAAGAACGAGATCATCCCGACCGGCGGCCACGATGCAGACGGCGTTCTGAAGCAGTTCAGCTACGACGAAGTCATCCGCCCGGAAACCACCGTCGAAGCGCTTTCTACCCTGCGCCCTGCGTTTGATCCGGTCACCGGTACGGTCACGGCAGGGACCTCGTCGGCGTTGTCCGACGGCGCCGCCGCGATGCTGGTGATGAGCGAAAGCCGCGCCCGCGAGCTGGGCTTAACGCCTCGCGCTCGGGTACGTTCGATGGCGGTCGTGGGCTGCGATCCTTCAATCATGGGTTACGGCCCGGTTCCGGCCTCGAAGCTGGCGCTGAAAAAAGCGGGATTAGCCGCCAGCGACATAGACCTGTTTGAAATGAACGAAGCGTTCGCCGCGCAGATCCTGCCGTGCATTAAAGATCTGGGGCTGATGGAGCAGATCGACGAGAAGATTAACCTCAACGGCGGCGCGATCGCCCTCGGTCACCCGCTGGGCTGCTCCGGAGCGCGTATCAGCACGACGCTTATCAACCTGATGGAACGCAAAGATGCCCAGTTTGGTCTGGCAACGATGTGTATCGGGCTGGGTCAGGGTATCGCGACGGTGTTTGAGAGAGTGTAA
- the pepQ gene encoding Xaa-Pro dipeptidase, translating into MDSLASLYKNHIVTLQERTRDVLARFKLDALLIHSGELMNTFLDDHAYPFKVNPQFKAWVPVTQVPNCWLLVDGVNKPKLWFYLPVDYWHNVEPLPTSFWTEEIDVIALPKADGIGSQLPAARGNIGYIGPVPERALGLDIPADKLNPKGVLDYLHYYRAYKTDYELYCMREAQKTAVNGHRAAHEAFQSGMSEFDINQAYLTATGHRDTDVPYSNIVALNEHASVLHYTKLDHHVPSEMRSFLLDAGAEYNGYAADLTRTWAANADTDFAQLIKDVNDEQLALIATMKAGTSYVDYHIQFHQRIAKLLRKHQIVKDMSEEAMVENDLTGPFMPHGIGHPLGLQVHDVAGFMQDDTGTHLAAPSKYPYLRCTRILEPRMVLTIEPGIYFIESLLAPWREGQFSKHFNWEKIDALKPFGGIRIEDNVVVHENGIENMTRDLKLA; encoded by the coding sequence ATGGACTCACTGGCTTCGCTTTATAAAAATCATATCGTTACCCTACAGGAACGTACCCGCGATGTACTGGCCCGCTTCAAGCTGGATGCGCTGCTGATCCACTCCGGCGAGCTGATGAATACCTTTCTGGATGACCACGCTTATCCGTTTAAGGTGAACCCGCAGTTCAAAGCCTGGGTGCCGGTGACTCAGGTTCCAAATTGCTGGCTGCTGGTAGACGGCGTGAACAAGCCGAAACTGTGGTTCTACCTGCCGGTCGATTACTGGCACAACGTAGAACCGCTGCCGACCTCTTTCTGGACGGAAGAGATTGATGTGATTGCACTGCCGAAAGCGGACGGTATTGGTAGCCAGCTGCCTGCCGCGCGAGGCAACATCGGCTACATTGGCCCTGTTCCGGAGCGCGCGCTGGGTCTGGATATTCCGGCAGACAAACTCAATCCGAAAGGCGTGCTGGATTACCTGCACTATTACCGCGCCTATAAAACCGACTACGAACTTTACTGCATGCGTGAAGCGCAAAAAACGGCGGTGAATGGCCACCGTGCCGCGCACGAAGCGTTCCAGTCGGGGATGAGCGAGTTCGACATCAATCAGGCCTATCTGACCGCGACGGGCCACCGTGATACCGACGTGCCGTACAGCAATATCGTCGCGCTGAACGAGCACGCGTCCGTGCTTCATTACACCAAACTGGATCACCATGTTCCGTCGGAGATGCGCAGCTTCCTGCTTGACGCAGGCGCCGAGTACAACGGTTACGCGGCCGACCTGACCCGTACCTGGGCGGCGAATGCGGATACCGATTTCGCGCAGCTGATTAAAGACGTAAACGATGAACAGCTGGCGCTGATTGCCACCATGAAGGCGGGAACCAGCTATGTGGATTACCACATCCAGTTCCATCAGCGCATCGCAAAACTGCTGCGTAAACATCAGATTGTGAAAGATATGAGCGAAGAAGCGATGGTCGAGAACGATCTGACCGGGCCATTCATGCCGCACGGTATCGGCCATCCGCTGGGCCTGCAGGTTCACGACGTTGCGGGCTTTATGCAGGATGACACCGGCACGCACCTGGCGGCACCGTCTAAATATCCTTACCTGCGCTGCACCCGTATTCTGGAGCCGCGTATGGTGCTGACGATTGAACCGGGGATCTACTTTATCGAATCCCTGCTGGCGCCGTGGCGTGAAGGCCAGTTCAGCAAACACTTCAACTGGGAAAAAATTGACGCGCTGAAGCCGTTTGGCGGTATTCGCATCGAAGATAACGTGGTGGTTCACGAAAACGGTATCGAGAATATGACGCGAGACCTGAAGCTGGCCTGA
- a CDS encoding IMPACT family protein yields MESWLIPAEPVTFVEEIKKSRFITLLAHTDGVEAAKAFVESVRAEHPDARHHCVAWVAGPPDDSQQLGFSDDGEPAGTAGKPMLSQLMGSGVGEITAVVVRYYGGILLGTGGLVKAYGGGVQQALNMLTTIRKTPLTEYTLLCDYAQLSGIETLLKQFNGVIAHSEYQAMVKLRVALPQAELAAFSAKLADFSRGSLQLLPIEE; encoded by the coding sequence ATGGAAAGCTGGCTGATACCGGCTGAACCGGTCACCTTTGTTGAGGAAATCAAGAAAAGCCGCTTTATTACGCTGCTGGCGCATACCGACGGCGTAGAGGCGGCAAAGGCGTTTGTCGAATCCGTTCGGGCTGAACATCCTGACGCGCGTCACCACTGTGTGGCGTGGGTGGCAGGGCCGCCGGATGATTCACAACAGCTGGGGTTTTCCGACGACGGTGAACCGGCGGGCACGGCCGGTAAACCCATGCTTTCGCAGCTGATGGGCAGCGGCGTGGGTGAAATTACCGCCGTGGTGGTGCGCTACTACGGCGGCATCCTGTTAGGCACGGGTGGGCTGGTAAAAGCCTATGGCGGCGGAGTTCAGCAGGCACTGAATATGCTCACAACTATCCGCAAAACGCCGCTCACCGAATATACTTTGTTGTGCGATTACGCTCAGCTATCGGGCATTGAAACGCTGCTCAAACAGTTTAACGGCGTCATCGCGCACAGTGAATATCAGGCAATGGTGAAATTACGCGTGGCGCTTCCTCAGGCGGAGCTGGCTGCTTTTTCAGCAAAACTGGCTGATTTTAGTCGTGGTTCGTTGCAATTGCTGCCGATTGAAGAATAA
- the trkH gene encoding Trk system potassium transporter TrkH: MHFRAITRIVGLLVILFSGTMILPGLVALIYRDGAGRAFTQTFFVALAIGSLLWWPNRRQKGELKSREGFLIVVLFWTVLGSVGSLPFIFSEQPNLSITDAFFESFSGLTTTGATTLVGLDSLPHAILFYRQMLQWFGGMGIIVLAVAILPILGVGGMQLYRAEMPGPLKDNKMRPRIAETAKTLWLIYVLLTVACALALWFAGMPAFDAIGHSFATIAIGGFSTHDASVGYFDSPTINTIIAIFLLISGCNYGLHFSLLSGRSLKVYWRDPEFRMFIGVQLTLVIICTLVLWFHDVYNSALTTLNQAFFQVVSMATTAGFTTDSIARWPLFLPVLLLCSAFIGGCAGSTGGGLKVIRILLLFKQGNRELKRLVHPNAVYSIKLGNRALPERILEAVWGFFSAYALVFIVSMLAIIATGVDDFSAFASVVATLNNLGPGLGVVADNFASMNPVAKWILIANMLFGRLEVFTLLVLFTPTFWRE; this comes from the coding sequence ATGCATTTTCGTGCCATAACCCGAATCGTTGGACTGCTGGTCATACTCTTTTCCGGGACGATGATTCTCCCAGGACTGGTGGCGCTTATCTACCGGGACGGCGCGGGGCGGGCATTTACCCAGACCTTCTTTGTCGCGCTGGCGATCGGCTCGCTGCTGTGGTGGCCAAACCGTCGTCAGAAAGGTGAACTGAAATCTCGCGAAGGATTTCTGATTGTGGTCCTGTTCTGGACGGTGCTGGGGAGCGTCGGTTCGCTGCCCTTTATCTTCTCTGAACAGCCTAACCTGAGCATTACGGATGCCTTTTTTGAATCGTTCTCCGGTTTAACAACCACCGGGGCGACGACGCTGGTGGGGCTGGATTCACTCCCGCACGCCATTCTCTTTTATCGCCAGATGCTGCAGTGGTTCGGGGGGATGGGGATCATCGTCCTGGCAGTGGCTATTCTCCCTATTCTGGGCGTTGGCGGCATGCAGCTCTATCGCGCTGAAATGCCCGGGCCGCTGAAAGATAACAAGATGCGCCCGCGTATTGCCGAGACGGCGAAAACCCTCTGGCTTATCTATGTCTTACTGACGGTGGCCTGTGCGCTGGCGCTATGGTTTGCCGGGATGCCCGCTTTCGACGCCATCGGACACAGCTTTGCGACGATCGCTATCGGCGGGTTCTCCACCCACGATGCCAGCGTCGGCTACTTCGACAGTCCAACGATTAACACCATTATTGCCATTTTCCTGCTGATTTCAGGCTGTAACTACGGTCTGCACTTCTCTTTACTGAGCGGGCGCAGCCTGAAGGTGTACTGGCGTGACCCGGAGTTCCGTATGTTTATTGGCGTCCAGCTTACGCTGGTAATCATCTGTACCCTGGTGCTGTGGTTCCATGATGTCTACAACTCCGCGCTGACCACGCTAAATCAGGCGTTCTTCCAGGTGGTATCGATGGCGACGACCGCCGGGTTTACCACGGACAGTATCGCGCGCTGGCCGCTGTTCCTGCCGGTGCTGCTGTTATGCTCGGCATTTATCGGGGGCTGTGCGGGTTCTACGGGCGGCGGCCTGAAGGTAATTCGTATTCTGCTGCTGTTTAAGCAGGGCAACCGTGAGCTGAAGCGCCTGGTCCACCCGAACGCGGTTTACAGCATTAAGCTGGGGAACCGCGCGCTGCCGGAACGTATCCTCGAAGCGGTGTGGGGGTTCTTCTCGGCGTATGCGCTGGTCTTTATCGTCAGTATGCTGGCTATTATTGCGACGGGGGTGGATGATTTCTCCGCCTTTGCGTCCGTCGTAGCAACATTGAATAACCTCGGGCCCGGCCTGGGCGTTGTGGCGGATAACTTTGCCAGCATGAACCCGGTCGCGAAATGGATCCTCATCGCCAATATGCTGTTTGGTCGTCTTGAGGTCTTTACGCTGCTGGTGCTGTTCACCCCTACATTCTGGCGCGAGTAA
- the fadB gene encoding fatty acid oxidation complex subunit alpha FadB: MLYKGDTLYLNWLEDGIAELVFDAPGSVNKLDTATVASLGQALDVLEKQPELKGLLLRSNKAAFIVGADITEFLSLFLVPEEQLSQWLHFANSVFNRLEDLPVPTISAVNGYALGGGCECVLATDYRLATPDLRIGLPETKLGIMPGFGGSVRMPRMLGADSALEIIAAGKDVGAEQAQKIGLVDGVVKPEKLVEGALAILRQAINGDLDWKAKRQPKLEPLKLSKIEATMSFTIAKGMVMQTAGKHYPAPIAAVKTIEAAARLGRDEALKLENQSFVPLAHTNEARALVGIFLNDQFVKGKARQLTKNVETPKHAAVLGAGIMGGGIAYQSAWKGVPVVMKDISEKSLTLGMTEAAKLLNKQLERGKIDGLKLAGVISTIQPVLEYSGFDRVDVVVEAVVENPKVKKAVLAETEDKVRPETVLASNTSTIPISELASVLKRPENFCGMHFFNPVHRMPLVEVIRGEKTSDETIAKVVAWASKMGKTPIVVNDCPGFFVNRVLFPYFAGFSQLLRDGADFRKIDKVMEKQFGWPMGPAYLLDVVGIDTAHHAQAVMAAGFPQRMQKDYRDAIDALFDANRFGQKNGLGFWRYKEDSKGKPKKEEDAVVDGLLADVSQPKRDFTDDEIIARMMIPMINEVVRCLEEGIIASPAEADMALVYGLGFPPFHGGAFRWLDTLGSARYLDMAQQYQHLGPLYEVPEGLRNKARHNEPYYPAVEPARPVGELKTA, translated from the coding sequence ATGCTCTACAAAGGCGACACCCTGTACCTCAACTGGCTGGAAGATGGCATTGCCGAACTGGTGTTCGATGCCCCCGGCTCAGTGAACAAGCTTGATACCGCGACGGTGGCCAGTCTTGGCCAGGCGCTGGATGTTCTTGAAAAACAACCTGAATTAAAAGGGCTGCTGCTGCGTTCGAACAAAGCGGCCTTTATTGTCGGTGCCGATATCACCGAGTTTCTTTCGCTGTTCCTGGTCCCGGAAGAACAGCTGAGCCAGTGGCTGCACTTTGCCAACAGCGTCTTTAATCGTCTGGAAGATCTGCCTGTCCCGACTATTTCCGCCGTTAACGGCTACGCGCTGGGCGGCGGCTGCGAATGCGTACTCGCGACCGACTACCGTCTGGCGACGCCGGACCTGCGCATCGGCCTGCCGGAAACCAAGCTGGGCATCATGCCGGGCTTTGGCGGCTCCGTGCGTATGCCGCGCATGCTGGGTGCCGACAGCGCCCTTGAGATCATTGCCGCAGGTAAAGATGTCGGCGCAGAACAGGCTCAGAAAATCGGCCTGGTCGACGGCGTCGTGAAGCCAGAGAAACTGGTTGAAGGTGCGCTCGCCATTCTGCGTCAGGCCATTAACGGCGATCTCGACTGGAAAGCCAAACGCCAGCCGAAGCTGGAACCGTTAAAACTCAGCAAGATTGAAGCCACCATGAGCTTCACCATCGCCAAAGGCATGGTGATGCAGACGGCGGGTAAACACTACCCGGCACCGATCGCGGCGGTGAAAACCATTGAAGCAGCTGCTCGTCTCGGACGCGATGAAGCGCTGAAGCTCGAAAATCAGAGCTTTGTCCCTCTGGCGCACACCAATGAAGCTCGCGCGCTGGTCGGTATCTTCCTCAACGATCAGTTCGTGAAGGGTAAAGCCAGGCAGCTGACCAAAAACGTTGAGACGCCAAAACATGCGGCGGTACTCGGCGCGGGCATTATGGGTGGCGGCATCGCTTACCAGTCGGCCTGGAAAGGCGTGCCGGTAGTGATGAAAGACATCAGCGAGAAATCCCTGACGCTGGGCATGACCGAAGCGGCCAAGCTCCTGAATAAACAGCTGGAGCGCGGAAAAATTGACGGGCTGAAGCTTGCAGGTGTGATCTCCACCATTCAGCCCGTGCTGGAATACAGCGGTTTCGACCGCGTGGACGTCGTCGTTGAAGCGGTTGTTGAGAACCCGAAAGTCAAAAAAGCGGTGCTGGCAGAAACGGAAGACAAAGTTCGTCCTGAGACCGTGCTGGCTTCAAACACCTCCACCATTCCAATCAGCGAACTGGCGAGCGTGCTAAAGCGTCCGGAAAACTTCTGCGGGATGCACTTCTTCAATCCGGTACACCGAATGCCGCTGGTCGAAGTGATCCGTGGGGAAAAAACCTCTGACGAAACCATCGCTAAAGTGGTGGCATGGGCAAGCAAGATGGGCAAAACGCCGATCGTTGTTAACGACTGCCCGGGCTTCTTCGTCAACCGCGTGCTGTTCCCTTACTTCGCCGGCTTCAGCCAGCTGCTGCGCGACGGTGCGGACTTCCGCAAAATCGACAAAGTGATGGAGAAACAGTTCGGCTGGCCGATGGGCCCGGCGTATCTGCTGGACGTGGTCGGCATTGATACCGCCCACCACGCTCAGGCGGTGATGGCGGCAGGCTTCCCGCAGCGCATGCAGAAAGATTATCGCGACGCCATTGACGCTCTGTTCGACGCTAACCGCTTCGGCCAGAAAAACGGCCTAGGCTTCTGGCGCTATAAAGAAGACAGCAAAGGCAAACCGAAGAAAGAAGAAGATGCCGTGGTGGATGGTCTGCTGGCCGACGTTAGCCAGCCAAAACGCGACTTCACCGACGATGAGATCATCGCCCGCATGATGATTCCAATGATTAACGAAGTGGTGCGTTGCCTCGAAGAAGGCATTATCGCCAGCCCGGCGGAAGCGGATATGGCGCTGGTATACGGCCTGGGCTTCCCTCCGTTCCACGGCGGCGCGTTCCGCTGGCTGGACACGCTCGGCAGCGCCCGCTATCTCGATATGGCTCAGCAGTATCAGCACCTCGGCCCGCTTTATGAGGTGCCGGAAGGGCTGCGTAACAAAGCGCGCCATAACGAACCCTACTATCCAGCAGTTGAGCCAGCCCGTCCGGTTGGCGAGCTGAAAACGGCTTAA
- the ubiD gene encoding 4-hydroxy-3-polyprenylbenzoate decarboxylase gives MNCMKYHDLRDFLTLLEKQGELKRITLPVDPYLEMTEIADRTLRAGGPALLFENPKGYSMPVLCNLFGTPRRVALGMGQEDVSALREVGKLLAFLKEPEPPKGFRDLFDKLPQFKQVLNMPTKRLRGAPCQQKVLEGDAVDLTKIPIMQCWPEDAAPLITWGLTVTRGPHKERQNLGIYRQQLIGKNKLIMRWLSHRGGALDFQEWCAAHPGERFPVSVALGADPATILGAVTPVPDTLSEYAFAGLLRGTKTEVVKCISNDLEVPASAEIVLEGYLEQGEMAPEGPYGDHTGYYNEVDNFPVFTVTHITQREDAIYHSTYTGRPPDEPAVLGVALNEVFVPILQKQFPEIVDFYLPPEGCSYRMAVVTMKKQYPGHAKRVMMGVWSFLRQFMYTKFVIVCDDDVNARDWNDVIWAITTRMDPARDTVLVENTPIDYLDFASPVSGLGSKMGLDATNKWPGETDREWGRPIKKDPAVTARIDAIWDELAIMNNGKP, from the coding sequence ATTAACTGCATGAAATACCACGATCTCCGCGACTTCCTGACGCTGCTGGAAAAGCAGGGTGAACTCAAACGTATTACACTTCCTGTCGATCCTTATCTGGAAATGACAGAAATTGCTGACCGCACCCTGCGTGCCGGTGGCCCCGCATTACTGTTTGAAAATCCCAAAGGTTACTCCATGCCGGTGCTGTGCAACCTGTTTGGTACACCGCGTCGCGTCGCACTGGGAATGGGGCAGGAAGACGTCTCTGCGCTGCGTGAAGTCGGTAAACTGCTGGCGTTTCTGAAAGAGCCGGAGCCTCCGAAGGGCTTCCGCGATCTGTTCGACAAGCTGCCGCAGTTTAAGCAGGTGCTGAACATGCCCACCAAGCGCCTGCGCGGCGCGCCGTGCCAGCAGAAAGTGCTGGAAGGCGATGCGGTTGATCTGACCAAAATCCCTATTATGCAGTGCTGGCCTGAAGATGCCGCTCCGCTGATCACCTGGGGGCTGACCGTTACGCGCGGCCCGCACAAAGAGCGGCAAAACCTCGGTATTTACCGCCAGCAGTTGATTGGCAAGAATAAACTCATCATGCGCTGGCTGTCGCATCGCGGCGGCGCGCTGGATTTCCAGGAGTGGTGCGCTGCGCATCCGGGGGAGCGTTTCCCGGTGTCTGTCGCCTTAGGCGCCGATCCGGCCACCATTCTGGGAGCCGTCACGCCCGTGCCGGATACGCTCTCTGAATATGCGTTTGCAGGCCTGCTGCGCGGAACGAAAACCGAAGTCGTGAAGTGTATCTCTAACGATCTCGAAGTTCCGGCCAGTGCGGAAATTGTGCTGGAGGGTTACCTCGAGCAGGGTGAAATGGCGCCAGAAGGCCCCTACGGCGACCACACCGGCTATTACAACGAAGTGGATAACTTCCCGGTGTTTACCGTGACGCACATTACGCAGCGTGAAGATGCGATTTATCACTCCACGTATACCGGACGTCCACCGGATGAACCGGCGGTGCTGGGCGTGGCGCTGAATGAAGTGTTTGTGCCGATCCTGCAAAAGCAGTTCCCGGAAATTGTTGATTTTTATCTGCCGCCTGAAGGATGCTCGTACCGCATGGCGGTGGTCACGATGAAGAAGCAGTATCCTGGTCACGCTAAACGCGTGATGATGGGCGTATGGTCTTTCCTGCGCCAGTTTATGTATACCAAATTTGTTATTGTCTGCGATGATGACGTTAACGCCCGCGACTGGAATGACGTAATCTGGGCCATTACCACGCGAATGGACCCGGCGCGCGATACGGTGTTAGTCGAAAACACGCCGATAGATTACCTGGATTTTGCCTCGCCGGTTTCCGGTCTTGGCTCAAAGATGGGACTGGATGCCACAAATAAATGGCCTGGCGAAACCGACCGTGAATGGGGTCGCCCGATCAAAAAAGATCCTGCCGTGACCGCGCGAATTGACGCGATCTGGGACGAGCTGGCCATAATGAATAACGGTAAACCCTGA
- the hemG gene encoding menaquinone-dependent protoporphyrinogen IX dehydrogenase, whose product MKTLILFSTRDGQTREIAAYLASELKELGIYSDVVNLNRAEQIAWQDYDRVVIGASIRYGHFHPALDRFVKKHTAVLNKLPGAFYSVNLVARKAEKRTPQTNSYTRKFLLSSPWQPDLCAVFAGALRYPRYRWYDRFMIRLIMKMTGGETDTRKEVVYTDWSQVASFAREIAHLTVDSRHK is encoded by the coding sequence ATGAAAACATTGATTCTTTTCTCTACGCGAGACGGACAAACGCGTGAGATTGCCGCTTATCTGGCGTCGGAATTAAAAGAGCTGGGTATTTACTCTGATGTGGTGAACCTGAACCGTGCGGAGCAGATAGCCTGGCAGGATTACGATCGCGTGGTAATTGGCGCGTCAATTCGTTACGGGCATTTCCATCCGGCGCTGGATCGCTTTGTGAAAAAGCACACGGCGGTGCTCAACAAATTGCCCGGTGCCTTTTACTCGGTCAATCTTGTCGCACGTAAAGCCGAGAAGCGTACGCCTCAGACCAACAGCTACACGCGCAAGTTTTTACTCAGCTCGCCGTGGCAGCCTGACCTGTGCGCCGTCTTTGCCGGCGCGCTGCGCTACCCTCGCTACCGCTGGTATGACCGCTTTATGATCCGCCTGATTATGAAGATGACGGGGGGGGAAACCGATACGCGTAAAGAAGTGGTTTATACCGACTGGTCGCAGGTGGCCAGTTTTGCGCGAGAAATCGCACATTTAACGGTCGATTCGCGACATAAATAA